A section of the Microbulbifer pacificus genome encodes:
- a CDS encoding LrgB family protein produces the protein MKAETLGAWQQWLAQLQQVATAFAEPLSVSHPLVILPLNILGFWFGLKIYRRAGTPILHPVVGGSLLVLAGLLLLGVDFPAYQSGSGLLYLLLGPAVVALAIPLKQNLQVVRRAGWPLMLGLLLGAVLAPLVAVFIAALLGGSRTVLVALTTKSVTTPVALALAQELHGIQSLAAGVVAFTGIVGAVCGPGLLRLLGISDERVVGFSMGVNAHAIGTVRALEISALCGAFSALAMGLCGALTALLLPVFVTM, from the coding sequence GTGAAGGCTGAAACCCTCGGCGCCTGGCAGCAATGGCTGGCGCAGCTGCAGCAGGTAGCCACCGCCTTTGCCGAGCCTCTGTCGGTATCCCATCCCCTGGTGATACTGCCACTGAATATTCTCGGCTTCTGGTTCGGCCTGAAGATTTACCGTCGTGCAGGCACCCCGATATTGCATCCGGTGGTGGGCGGCAGCCTGCTGGTGCTTGCGGGACTGCTGCTGTTGGGCGTGGACTTCCCCGCCTACCAGAGTGGCAGCGGCCTGCTGTACCTGCTGCTCGGCCCCGCTGTAGTCGCCCTCGCAATTCCGCTCAAACAAAACCTGCAGGTGGTGCGCCGGGCCGGCTGGCCATTGATGCTGGGGCTGCTGCTGGGCGCCGTGCTGGCACCACTGGTGGCCGTGTTCATTGCCGCATTGCTCGGCGGCAGCCGCACCGTGCTGGTCGCCCTGACCACGAAGTCCGTGACCACACCGGTGGCTCTGGCACTGGCGCAGGAGCTGCACGGTATCCAGAGCCTCGCTGCGGGCGTGGTGGCGTTTACCGGTATTGTGGGTGCGGTGTGCGGCCCCGGTCTGCTGCGCTTGCTGGGGATCTCCGACGAACGCGTGGTCGGTTTTTCCATGGGGGTCAATGCCCACGCCATCGGCACCGTGCGCGCACTGGAAATCAGCGCATTGTGTGGCGCCTTCTCGGCGCTGGCGATGGGGCTGTGCGGTGCGTTGACCGCGCTCCTGCTTCCAGTCTTTGTGACCATGTGA
- a CDS encoding TIGR02444 family protein, whose amino-acid sequence MTETAPPSPPLSPLQNPLWDFSLEFYRQPQVADFLLECQDTRGADVCLLLWASYTSACGRQLSDESWRVADRGLAPRRRMINSVRNLRRMLARVNKGGWLYEWCKRSELRMEQRQLAALWKLNGEAWPETRSPLELAGQQYGLLQKEQARWAGLIDAYSTGIGVARGASPLDAVTGNTPGTAPDNC is encoded by the coding sequence GTGACAGAAACCGCACCTCCATCTCCGCCGCTCTCTCCACTGCAGAATCCGCTGTGGGACTTCAGCCTGGAGTTTTATCGCCAACCGCAGGTAGCGGACTTTCTGCTCGAGTGTCAGGACACCCGCGGTGCGGACGTGTGTCTGCTGCTGTGGGCCAGCTACACCAGCGCCTGCGGGCGCCAGTTGAGTGACGAGAGCTGGCGGGTCGCCGACCGAGGGCTGGCGCCGCGACGGCGCATGATCAACAGCGTGCGCAATCTGCGCCGCATGCTCGCGCGGGTCAACAAGGGAGGCTGGCTGTACGAGTGGTGCAAACGCAGTGAGCTGCGTATGGAGCAGCGGCAGCTGGCAGCACTGTGGAAACTGAATGGAGAGGCTTGGCCGGAAACCCGCTCGCCGCTGGAGTTGGCCGGACAGCAATACGGTCTGCTGCAAAAAGAACAGGCCCGCTGGGCGGGCCTGATCGATGCTTACAGTACCGGCATTGGTGTCGCCCGCGGGGCATCGCCACTGGATGCCGTCACCGGTAACACACCGGGTACTGCGCCCGACAACTGCTGA
- the rsd gene encoding sigma D regulator — protein MLENCKDAQERWGGVSQIIDRWLHSRQALLVSFCHLSEKKEIADGDREVEASVRTLCQQLVDYISAGHFEVYDQLIQEGQAFGDSEGLEQAKSLYREIDATTDLAVDFNDKYQETDDLESLAQDLSELGVALETRFAAEDRMIDTLHTVHKNQLA, from the coding sequence ATGTTGGAAAACTGTAAAGATGCGCAGGAGCGGTGGGGCGGTGTCAGCCAGATTATCGACCGCTGGCTGCATTCGCGTCAGGCGCTGCTGGTGAGCTTTTGCCACCTGTCGGAGAAAAAGGAAATTGCCGATGGCGACCGAGAAGTTGAGGCCAGTGTGCGCACCCTGTGCCAGCAACTGGTGGACTACATATCTGCCGGGCACTTCGAGGTCTACGACCAGTTGATTCAGGAAGGTCAGGCGTTCGGGGACAGCGAAGGGCTGGAACAGGCAAAATCTCTCTACCGAGAAATCGACGCCACTACCGACCTGGCCGTGGACTTCAACGACAAATACCAGGAGACCGACGATCTCGAGTCCCTGGCGCAGGATCTCTCCGAGCTGGGTGTCGCGCTGGAAACCCGCTTCGCCGCAGAGGACCGCATGATCGACACCCTGCATACGGTGCACAAGAATCAGCTTGCCTGA
- a CDS encoding FKBP-type peptidyl-prolyl cis-trans isomerase, whose translation MNKTSLAAAVALGIALVGCNKQESASTADIKLESQEQKVSYIIAEDMANRLKTQDVALDPKIVAMALEDVASGRESRLSEEEKQQVIQVFQENMQAKQKELMAKQEAEFKAAADKNLEDGKKFLEENAKKEGVKTTESGLQYKVITEGTGSMPTETSVVEVDYKGTLIDGTEFDSSYKNGKPVQFPVNGVIKGWTEALQLMKEGSKWELYIPSDLAYGPGGAGGQIGPNSTLIFEVELHKADVSKDEGAAEDDAQ comes from the coding sequence ATGAATAAAACTTCTTTGGCTGCTGCGGTTGCACTGGGTATTGCACTGGTCGGCTGTAACAAACAGGAATCTGCAAGCACCGCGGATATCAAGCTCGAGTCCCAGGAGCAAAAGGTCAGCTATATCATCGCCGAAGATATGGCAAACCGCCTCAAGACTCAGGACGTAGCGCTGGATCCGAAAATTGTCGCTATGGCGCTGGAAGATGTGGCCAGCGGCCGCGAGTCCCGTCTGAGTGAAGAGGAAAAGCAGCAGGTCATCCAGGTATTCCAGGAAAACATGCAGGCCAAGCAGAAAGAGCTGATGGCCAAGCAGGAAGCCGAATTCAAGGCGGCCGCAGACAAGAACCTGGAAGATGGCAAGAAGTTCCTGGAAGAAAACGCCAAGAAAGAAGGTGTGAAAACCACCGAGTCCGGCCTCCAGTACAAGGTGATCACCGAGGGCACCGGCTCCATGCCCACCGAGACCAGCGTGGTGGAAGTGGACTATAAAGGTACCCTGATCGACGGCACCGAATTCGACAGTTCCTACAAGAACGGCAAGCCGGTACAGTTCCCGGTAAACGGCGTAATCAAGGGCTGGACCGAAGCGCTGCAACTGATGAAGGAAGGCTCCAAGTGGGAACTTTACATCCCGTCTGACCTGGCCTACGGCCCGGGCGGCGCCGGCGGTCAGATCGGCCCCAACTCCACCCTGATTTTTGAAGTGGAGCTGCACAAAGCTGACGTCAGCAAAGACGAAGGCGCTGCGGAAGACGACGCGCAGTAA
- a CDS encoding ATP-binding cassette domain-containing protein, with the protein MINLQGVSLQVGGRDLLRDASCRIFPGHKVGIIGANGCGKSTLFKMLLKQQESDAGSVELPSGWEVAHMAQEVSASDQSALDYALDGDHRLRQLQQELEAAEADGSDGKRIGELHERMAAIDGYSGPARAAQLLDGLGFSHADQQRPVKSFSGGWRIRLNLARALMCPADLLLLDEPTNHLDLDATLWLEQWLQRFPGTLLIISHDRDFLDAVVDGIVSFEQQSLVLYSGNYTSFERARAERLAQQQVQYEKQQVERAHMEDFVRRFRAKASKAKQAQSRLKALDRMAEIAPAHVDSPFRFRLPSSDKVSNPLVDLREAVIGYPGKVILPRVELGIQPGRRIGLLGPNGAGKSSLIKTLAGELPLLGGERQCGEHLKIGYFAQHQLEALDSKASPLLHVQRLSPDASEQQLRDFLGGYGFVGDRVFEPVGGFSGGEKARVALALLAWQKPNLLLLDEPTNHLDLEMRHALTLALAEFPGAMILVSHDRHLLANTTDEFILVADGRAEPFDGDLEDYKQWLLSFKREEKRQGSEVQGVADSKPTEDKKTQRRAAAALREQLKPLTNKLKNIEQKMAKAEKEVQEIELKLADENLYSGGQQDEIARLTQAQGQARETLEELEMEWLEISEQLEAARDA; encoded by the coding sequence TTGATCAATCTGCAAGGCGTTTCGCTGCAGGTGGGCGGGCGCGACCTGCTGCGCGATGCCAGCTGTCGTATATTCCCCGGCCACAAGGTAGGCATTATCGGTGCCAACGGCTGTGGCAAGTCCACCCTGTTCAAAATGCTGTTGAAACAGCAGGAGAGTGATGCCGGCTCGGTCGAGCTCCCCTCTGGCTGGGAGGTCGCGCATATGGCCCAGGAGGTCTCCGCCAGCGACCAGAGCGCGCTGGATTACGCCCTAGACGGCGACCACCGCCTGCGCCAGCTGCAACAGGAACTGGAGGCGGCGGAAGCCGACGGCAGCGACGGCAAGCGCATCGGCGAACTGCACGAACGCATGGCGGCGATCGACGGTTACAGCGGCCCCGCGCGGGCGGCGCAGTTGCTGGATGGCCTCGGCTTTTCCCACGCGGACCAGCAGCGCCCGGTCAAAAGTTTTTCCGGTGGCTGGCGCATCCGCCTGAACCTGGCCCGCGCACTGATGTGCCCAGCGGACCTGTTACTGCTGGACGAACCCACCAACCACCTGGACCTGGATGCGACCCTGTGGCTGGAGCAGTGGCTGCAGCGCTTTCCCGGGACCCTGCTGATCATTTCCCACGACCGCGACTTTCTCGACGCGGTGGTCGACGGCATCGTCAGTTTCGAACAGCAGTCCCTGGTGCTCTACAGCGGCAACTACACGTCTTTCGAGCGCGCCCGTGCCGAGCGCCTGGCACAGCAGCAGGTGCAGTACGAGAAACAACAGGTAGAGCGGGCGCACATGGAAGACTTCGTGCGTCGCTTCCGCGCCAAGGCCTCCAAGGCCAAGCAGGCCCAGAGCCGCCTCAAGGCACTGGACCGCATGGCGGAGATCGCCCCGGCACACGTGGATTCCCCGTTCCGCTTCCGCCTGCCGTCATCGGACAAGGTTTCCAACCCGCTGGTGGACCTGCGCGAGGCGGTCATCGGCTACCCGGGTAAAGTCATCCTGCCGCGGGTTGAGCTCGGTATCCAGCCAGGGCGCAGGATCGGTCTTTTAGGCCCGAACGGCGCCGGCAAATCGTCCCTGATCAAGACCCTGGCGGGCGAGCTGCCGCTACTCGGCGGCGAGCGTCAGTGCGGCGAGCACCTGAAAATTGGCTATTTCGCCCAGCATCAGCTGGAAGCACTGGATTCCAAGGCGTCACCGCTGCTGCACGTACAGCGACTGTCTCCTGACGCCAGCGAGCAGCAGCTGCGGGATTTCCTCGGCGGTTACGGTTTTGTCGGCGACCGCGTGTTCGAACCGGTGGGCGGCTTTTCCGGCGGCGAGAAGGCGCGGGTGGCGCTGGCACTGCTGGCGTGGCAGAAGCCCAACCTGCTGCTGCTGGACGAACCCACCAACCACCTGGACCTGGAGATGCGCCACGCATTGACCCTGGCGCTCGCCGAGTTCCCCGGCGCCATGATCCTGGTGTCCCACGATCGCCACCTGCTGGCCAACACCACCGACGAGTTCATCCTGGTGGCGGATGGCCGCGCGGAGCCGTTTGACGGCGACCTGGAGGATTACAAACAGTGGCTGCTCAGCTTCAAGCGTGAGGAGAAACGTCAAGGCAGTGAAGTCCAGGGTGTAGCGGACAGTAAACCGACAGAGGACAAAAAGACACAGCGCCGTGCCGCCGCCGCATTGCGGGAGCAGCTGAAGCCGCTCACCAACAAGCTCAAAAACATCGAACAGAAAATGGCGAAGGCGGAAAAAGAGGTTCAGGAAATCGAACTGAAGCTCGCCGATGAAAACCTCTATAGCGGCGGCCAGCAGGACGAGATTGCGCGCCTCACCCAGGCCCAGGGACAGGCGCGGGAAACACTGGAAGAGCTGGAAATGGAGTGGCTGGAAATTTCCGAGCAGCTGGAAGCGGCGCGAGACGCCTAG
- a CDS encoding histidine kinase has protein sequence MAAKRKAAVSIADLEKQIASITTQLDKARTKDAADAEKALKKATKDAATAQAQVKKAKDKLAAARTAASKAKTAAAKTSAKKKVDMAKAAVAKLEKSAKDAAKLASDAAAAEAAAKLVVKTAETIRKAGEAAGKKVLGASKPKKKVAAKKTVAKKVTAKKTAKKVAAKTEAAPSGEKKASPKKAAAKKAPAKKAVAKKAPAKKATAKKATVKKAAAAAVKAEAAATEAKPAKKAVAKKASPKKATAPKAKTKTNGSKPAVSTQEKAPAVTEITTPEPIMGKTSEPKPLMPESSSIAINPVTPSITPSTPANSLFATEENPHYGPEEHKHKY, from the coding sequence ATGGCCGCCAAACGCAAAGCCGCTGTATCCATTGCCGATCTGGAAAAACAGATCGCTTCGATCACCACCCAACTCGACAAGGCGCGAACCAAAGACGCGGCTGATGCCGAAAAAGCCCTGAAAAAAGCCACCAAGGATGCCGCTACTGCACAGGCCCAGGTGAAGAAAGCCAAAGACAAACTGGCTGCCGCGCGCACCGCCGCAAGCAAAGCCAAGACCGCCGCTGCGAAAACCTCTGCGAAGAAAAAAGTCGACATGGCCAAGGCCGCCGTCGCCAAACTGGAGAAGTCCGCCAAGGACGCCGCCAAGCTGGCCTCCGATGCCGCAGCGGCTGAGGCTGCCGCTAAACTGGTAGTGAAGACCGCCGAGACCATTCGCAAGGCAGGCGAGGCGGCAGGCAAGAAAGTACTGGGCGCAAGCAAGCCCAAGAAAAAAGTCGCAGCGAAGAAGACTGTGGCCAAGAAGGTCACCGCCAAGAAAACCGCAAAAAAAGTAGCGGCCAAAACTGAGGCAGCACCATCCGGCGAGAAAAAAGCCAGCCCGAAAAAGGCGGCGGCCAAAAAGGCTCCGGCGAAGAAAGCTGTAGCGAAAAAAGCCCCCGCCAAGAAAGCAACAGCCAAGAAAGCGACCGTGAAGAAAGCGGCAGCGGCCGCGGTGAAAGCGGAAGCGGCAGCCACCGAAGCGAAACCAGCGAAAAAGGCCGTTGCGAAGAAAGCCAGCCCGAAAAAGGCAACCGCGCCCAAGGCAAAGACCAAGACCAACGGCAGTAAGCCGGCGGTAAGCACCCAGGAAAAGGCGCCGGCAGTCACCGAGATCACCACTCCCGAGCCGATCATGGGCAAGACCTCAGAGCCGAAACCGCTGATGCCCGAGTCCAGCTCCATCGCGATCAATCCGGTCACTCCGAGCATCACCCCCAGCACCCCGGCCAACAGCCTGTTTGCCACCGAGGAAAACCCGCACTACGGCCCGGAAGAGCACAAGCACAAGTATTGA